One Sporomusaceae bacterium ACPt DNA window includes the following coding sequences:
- the flgK gene encoding Flagellar hook-associated protein 1, with protein sequence MSSTFGGLNTVVRGLYAQQLSLDTVGHNIANAGTDGFSRQRVNLATTSPTTLYGSNGTLQVGTGVTVQSVTRARDTFIDQQMWKESSSLGYGQAIQDTLGKIEGVFNDSSGTGIQSVLNEFWKAWNTLSTNASDNGARTALRERGVELADAIQHANTQLRDMVADINSVIEIKVDKINQITLEILSLNKQITSIETGKTDNANDLRDRRDYLVDQLSGLMNIRVNEDQAGNYIIQTSNTLLVSGTSVNKLATKSRLDPDYNYEVVDVVDSASGVVINFTGGEVKGLIESRDSVDSGAKGYLNKLASMSQFLLQEFNAVQRDGFGTDGSTNYNFFGISGNSSYTDYNNAANYNYLFGTDSPKSYQWIANLKVNDDLFDPAAGTAKIAAKTMVGSPVVDQSRPAGGKAVIGGDYTGITPPVDYQVKITAVADGVVTGVQYSTDGGSTWTAAATAYTPVAGPQKFYLGGMPNGITIQIAANSANTTGDTYTFTIPKDPQGNAAGDNAINLANRLKVDTSATIGNSSLDTFYSSFIGALGVQSENAKRLTDNQSTLVNQITNWRESVAGVNMDEEMTNMIRFQKGYNAAARVLTTMDEMLDKLINGTGVVGR encoded by the coding sequence ATGAGTTCTACATTCGGCGGTTTAAATACAGTTGTCCGGGGTCTCTATGCCCAGCAATTGTCACTGGACACTGTCGGTCATAATATTGCCAACGCCGGCACCGACGGCTTCTCGCGGCAACGGGTAAATCTTGCCACTACCAGCCCAACAACCCTCTACGGCAGTAACGGTACTCTCCAGGTCGGTACCGGCGTAACTGTTCAGTCGGTTACCAGGGCCAGGGATACATTTATTGATCAGCAAATGTGGAAAGAAAGCTCGTCACTGGGCTATGGACAAGCAATACAAGATACCCTGGGAAAAATCGAAGGTGTTTTCAATGATTCCAGCGGGACAGGCATCCAATCAGTATTAAATGAATTTTGGAAGGCGTGGAACACCCTATCAACTAATGCGTCTGATAATGGCGCCCGTACGGCTCTGCGGGAGCGTGGCGTTGAACTGGCAGATGCCATTCAGCATGCTAACACCCAGCTGCGGGATATGGTAGCAGACATTAACAGCGTTATCGAAATTAAGGTAGATAAAATAAACCAGATAACTTTGGAAATACTGTCCTTGAACAAGCAGATTACCTCCATAGAAACCGGTAAAACCGATAATGCCAACGACCTGCGAGACAGGCGCGATTATCTTGTTGACCAGTTGTCCGGCCTGATGAATATCAGGGTCAATGAAGACCAGGCCGGCAACTACATTATTCAGACCTCAAATACATTATTGGTCAGTGGTACCAGTGTCAATAAGCTTGCGACCAAGTCCCGCCTTGATCCGGACTATAACTATGAAGTTGTGGATGTTGTTGATTCAGCGAGCGGAGTGGTTATTAATTTTACCGGCGGTGAGGTTAAGGGACTCATTGAATCCCGGGATTCTGTTGACTCCGGGGCAAAGGGGTATTTGAATAAACTGGCGTCCATGAGCCAGTTTCTGTTGCAGGAATTTAACGCTGTCCAACGCGACGGGTTCGGCACAGATGGTTCGACCAACTATAACTTTTTCGGCATTAGCGGCAACAGCAGCTATACCGACTATAACAATGCGGCCAACTATAACTACCTTTTCGGGACAGACAGCCCGAAAAGCTATCAATGGATAGCCAATTTAAAGGTTAATGATGATCTGTTCGACCCGGCTGCCGGTACAGCCAAAATTGCCGCCAAGACCATGGTGGGCAGTCCGGTGGTTGACCAGAGCCGGCCGGCAGGCGGCAAGGCCGTCATTGGCGGGGATTACACCGGTATTACGCCGCCGGTTGACTATCAAGTAAAAATAACTGCCGTTGCTGACGGAGTCGTAACAGGTGTTCAATATTCGACAGACGGCGGATCAACCTGGACCGCAGCTGCCACGGCCTACACACCGGTAGCAGGGCCGCAAAAATTCTATTTGGGCGGAATGCCTAACGGGATAACCATTCAGATTGCCGCTAATTCCGCCAATACTACCGGTGATACCTATACTTTCACTATTCCCAAGGATCCGCAGGGCAATGCCGCCGGCGACAACGCCATAAACCTGGCTAACAGATTAAAGGTCGATACTTCGGCTACCATCGGCAATTCTTCCCTGGATACTTTCTATTCGTCGTTTATCGGCGCTCTCGGCGTCCAGTCGGAAAACGCCAAACGCCTGACCGACAACCAGTCCACATTGGTAAACCAAATTACTAATTGGCGTGAGTCGGTAGCAGGCGTCAATATGGACGAAGAAATGACCAATATGATCAGATTCCAAAAAGGATATAACGCCGCCGCCAGGGTTTTGACGACAATGGACGAAATGCTTGACAAACTTATCAACGGTACCGGCGTTGTGGGGAGGTAA